From a region of the Pseudanabaena sp. ABRG5-3 genome:
- a CDS encoding WecB/TagA/CpsF family glycosyltransferase, translating to MYTDDIPKQDLIVTPVSTLVFDEQINLMVSWAKQKQSRMVCVANVHMLVEAWQNNQFASVLKQADLVTPDGMPLVWMLKLLGHKQAQRVAGMDIFQTVCQQAAIAQTSIFLLGSSPEVLDKISQRLKSQFPTIKIAGTESPPFRPLAPTVDMDMVNTINESGAGVLFVALGCPKQELWMNQHKDKIQAVMIGVGGVFPVYAGILKETPKFMQNLGLEWLFRLCQEPKRLWKRYATTIPIFIWLMLKQIVFSSEKQIKS from the coding sequence ATGTATACAGATGACATCCCTAAACAAGATTTAATTGTTACTCCCGTATCAACCTTGGTTTTTGATGAACAAATCAATCTGATGGTAAGTTGGGCAAAACAGAAGCAAAGTAGGATGGTTTGTGTTGCTAATGTGCATATGCTAGTTGAAGCTTGGCAAAATAATCAATTTGCGAGTGTATTAAAACAGGCAGACTTAGTTACACCAGACGGAATGCCCTTAGTTTGGATGCTAAAGTTACTAGGGCACAAGCAGGCTCAGAGAGTTGCGGGAATGGATATTTTTCAGACTGTTTGCCAGCAGGCTGCGATCGCACAAACAAGCATTTTCCTCTTAGGCTCATCTCCTGAAGTACTTGATAAAATTAGCCAAAGACTAAAATCACAATTTCCCACTATAAAGATCGCTGGTACTGAGTCCCCTCCATTCCGTCCATTGGCTCCTACAGTAGACATGGATATGGTGAATACTATCAATGAGAGTGGAGCAGGAGTTTTGTTCGTTGCACTAGGGTGCCCTAAACAGGAATTGTGGATGAATCAACATAAGGATAAAATCCAAGCGGTCATGATTGGAGTAGGCGGTGTTTTCCCTGTTTATGCAGGAATCTTAAAAGAAACTCCAAAATTCATGCAAAATCTCGGATTGGAGTGGTTATTTCGCCTTTGTCAAGAACCAAAACGGCTTTGGAAACGCTATGCTACAACTATCCCAATTTTTATTTGGCTAATGCTTAAGCAGATTGTTTTCTCAAGCGAGAAGCAGATAAAAAGCTAG
- the rfbG gene encoding CDP-glucose 4,6-dehydratase, with the protein MNNTFWNGKRVLLTGHTGFKGSWLSLWLQSVGVDLWGYALQPPTEPSLFELARVAEGMNSVIGDVCDRGHLQKVIAECKPEIVIHMAAQSVVRSSYTDPVSTYSTNVMGTVNLLEAIRQVGGVRVVVNVTTDKCYENKEWVWGYRENDPLGGYDPYSSSKACSELVTSSYRDSFFHPSEYANHGVAIASARAGNVIGGGDWTPDGLVADITKSLLSKQPILIRNPYATRPWQHVLDALNGYLTLAEKLYNNGSAFADAWNFGPYESSIKPVGWLVDQLLFLWGENVHWEQDKGYQPHEANSLSLDCSKARLKLGWEPKLSLVEALEQIIVWTKSYQSGADMQEITKAAIHRFMAIS; encoded by the coding sequence ATGAATAATACTTTTTGGAATGGAAAACGAGTATTACTGACAGGACATACTGGCTTTAAAGGGAGCTGGCTGTCTTTGTGGCTACAATCTGTTGGCGTTGATCTATGGGGATATGCCTTGCAGCCACCTACAGAGCCTAGTTTGTTTGAACTTGCTCGTGTAGCAGAAGGGATGAACTCTGTGATAGGAGATGTTTGCGATCGCGGGCATTTACAGAAGGTCATTGCTGAGTGTAAGCCCGAAATAGTGATCCATATGGCAGCCCAATCAGTAGTCCGATCTTCCTATACTGATCCTGTATCCACTTACAGTACAAATGTGATGGGAACTGTCAACCTATTAGAAGCAATCCGTCAGGTAGGTGGTGTTCGAGTAGTTGTTAATGTTACTACAGATAAATGTTATGAAAATAAAGAATGGGTCTGGGGATATCGCGAGAATGATCCATTGGGTGGTTATGATCCCTACAGTAGTAGTAAAGCTTGCTCGGAATTAGTTACATCTTCCTATCGGGATTCATTTTTTCATCCTAGTGAATATGCTAACCATGGTGTGGCGATTGCCTCTGCTCGTGCGGGTAATGTCATTGGCGGTGGCGATTGGACACCTGACGGGCTAGTGGCTGACATTACCAAATCGTTACTAAGTAAGCAACCAATCTTAATTCGTAATCCCTATGCAACAAGACCTTGGCAGCATGTATTGGATGCTCTAAACGGTTATCTGACCTTAGCAGAGAAACTCTATAATAATGGTTCTGCTTTTGCTGATGCTTGGAATTTTGGTCCCTACGAATCCTCAATCAAGCCAGTTGGTTGGCTAGTAGATCAACTATTATTTCTATGGGGAGAAAATGTTCATTGGGAACAAGATAAAGGATATCAGCCCCATGAGGCTAACTCCCTAAGTTTAGATTGCTCAAAAGCACGTCTTAAATTGGGATGGGAACCGAAATTGTCTCTTGTAGAAGCTTTAGAGCAAATTATAGTGTGGACTAAATCCTATCAATCAGGAGCAGATATGCAGGAAATTACGAAAGCTGCAATTCATAGATTTATGGCGATTAGTTAA